One window of the Candidatus Woesearchaeota archaeon genome contains the following:
- a CDS encoding fibronectin type III domain-containing protein, which yields MRTRGMRTAQAAVELIVVLGIGLIVFLSILSLSYETSNRVGGAFQSTKASTVVDDLADAATLVYQQGSGSKTTVFVTIPSDVSSIVVEGKTITMTLIVAGEERVVYRSTDFNVSGSVPTTAGNHWIAIEAQSAQVVIGDLMPPTVIDTAPSGFIAVTSTTLSATTDKRAACKYSLLDENYSSMPTTFNGQETTHTASIGPLGEGAYTYYVRCADISGNVMNSSALIQFTVDVTPDTVKPVINNLQALPNPVAPGQTITITANVTDNNNAVHTVLIQLNGINHTMTMAGDLYSYAGFNTTEVVGTYNYTIYANDTSNNTAIPVTGNFSVAWVPQKVLLTYFDATTPNYPKSRLWNGSAISAEQFALSVGSTNSGWHILKAARTRQEQILVTKDTNDDINVQVWNGSLWHNLSEISTDSGSTSYRSFDVAYEQQSDRAMIVFRDNTNGNVPHYVLWNGSSYSSEGTALDGGNNVQWIRLAAKPETNEILLVTLDSAGDLNVQQWDGTAWGDLTEIETDAETTDFQSFDVAYEQVSGRALLAWMPLDESQPHYRLWNGSTWTPETIANDMGSSDVRWVSLVAKPASNELALATVDAGNDLNVQLWNGNVFGTVTELDNSIESSAQRSFALAYQQNKTDLMVVYGDSSDNVPVYYRYNGSWFGPFDALNIGASPRWLTMDANPHTDEMGLLVLDSANDVSIQRWNGSGWIDYAELETSSENQYGMPIALVYSGFDEGFIVDQTPPLLLNLAAQFITSSSAVISWETDEAANAILAYGTSVSLDTVVTNSSLGFNHSFALSGLLENTLYYYQVTSCDANNNCNQSSVYNFTTLSVYRAMVTYFDSVNTTTPRYRLWNSSLGAEQSASSVTGTPIWHLLRSNPMINEKILGVLDTTNSIAAQIWNGSAWSSAQQLSANGGGTSTRSFDIAYEQDTGRALVVYPQGSQPAIPKYRLWNGTSWLPEASTGVVGTGILRWVRLIEKPASSELILMTLDSNSDLYAQVWNGSLWSFVTLLESTIESPSYQAFDGAYEQQSGNALLVWAEKDSATPKYSTWNGTAFSNEAAGKSTGSTDLFWLKLAPDSQSDTMLLGILDGGRDMNVQIWNSSGFSTDVELDSDIETFSQRAFDVVYEYNTSRAVLVYGDRNDDVPVYYLYNGTLAGPYDALDVGGDPAWVHLASSPYTNEILMLTLENQNDDVSFQRWNSSTWSDYTEIETSSSLTGEQMALSYDRYS from the coding sequence ATGAGAACAAGAGGTATGAGAACTGCACAGGCCGCTGTAGAATTAATCGTTGTCCTAGGAATTGGTCTCATTGTCTTTCTGAGTATTCTTTCACTGAGTTATGAAACTTCAAATCGTGTTGGCGGAGCATTTCAAAGCACAAAGGCCTCTACGGTTGTTGATGATCTCGCAGATGCTGCTACTCTTGTCTACCAGCAAGGTAGTGGTTCAAAAACCACGGTTTTTGTGACTATTCCTTCAGATGTTTCTTCTATTGTTGTGGAGGGAAAAACCATTACCATGACGCTCATCGTGGCAGGAGAAGAACGAGTTGTCTACCGCAGTACTGACTTTAATGTTTCTGGTTCTGTTCCTACTACGGCTGGAAATCATTGGATAGCTATTGAAGCCCAATCAGCACAGGTTGTTATTGGGGATCTCATGCCTCCTACGGTTATTGATACTGCTCCTTCTGGTTTTATAGCGGTTACTAGTACAACGCTGAGTGCAACAACCGATAAGCGGGCAGCCTGTAAGTATAGTTTGCTTGATGAAAACTACAGCAGTATGCCGACAACCTTCAATGGTCAGGAAACAACCCATACTGCTTCAATAGGACCGCTCGGAGAGGGAGCTTACACCTACTATGTACGATGCGCTGATATCAGCGGAAATGTTATGAACTCCTCAGCCCTCATTCAGTTTACGGTTGATGTAACTCCTGACACGGTAAAGCCAGTTATTAACAACCTCCAAGCATTACCAAACCCTGTTGCTCCTGGTCAAACCATTACCATTACGGCAAATGTTACTGACAATAACAACGCAGTCCATACGGTTCTGATCCAACTGAATGGAATAAATCATACCATGACCATGGCAGGAGATCTTTACTCTTATGCTGGTTTCAATACTACGGAGGTGGTTGGAACATACAATTATACTATTTATGCGAATGATACGTCAAACAACACCGCTATTCCTGTCACTGGAAATTTTAGTGTGGCATGGGTTCCCCAAAAAGTACTGCTTACGTATTTTGATGCTACCACACCGAACTACCCCAAATCTCGTTTATGGAACGGCTCAGCGATCTCAGCAGAGCAATTCGCTTTATCAGTTGGCAGTACGAACAGTGGCTGGCATATCCTTAAAGCAGCCAGAACACGGCAGGAACAGATCTTGGTTACCAAAGATACGAACGATGACATCAATGTCCAAGTTTGGAATGGTTCTCTCTGGCATAATCTTTCAGAGATCTCTACTGATAGTGGGAGTACAAGCTATCGAAGTTTTGACGTTGCCTATGAACAGCAATCTGACCGTGCCATGATTGTTTTTCGTGATAATACGAATGGAAACGTTCCCCATTATGTATTGTGGAATGGTAGCTCGTATAGCTCCGAAGGAACAGCCCTTGACGGAGGGAATAATGTCCAATGGATTCGTTTAGCAGCAAAACCTGAAACCAATGAGATTCTACTTGTTACGTTAGATAGTGCTGGCGATCTCAATGTTCAACAGTGGGATGGTACTGCGTGGGGAGACCTTACTGAAATTGAAACTGATGCGGAAACAACAGATTTTCAGAGTTTTGATGTTGCCTATGAACAAGTAAGTGGCCGTGCGCTTCTTGCCTGGATGCCTCTTGATGAAAGCCAACCCCATTATCGTCTCTGGAATGGCTCGACATGGACACCGGAAACCATAGCAAATGATATGGGTTCTTCAGATGTACGGTGGGTTAGCCTGGTAGCAAAGCCCGCAAGCAATGAATTAGCACTTGCAACCGTCGATGCTGGAAATGATCTGAATGTGCAGCTGTGGAACGGCAATGTTTTTGGCACGGTTACTGAGCTCGATAATAGCATTGAATCTTCCGCACAACGTTCCTTTGCGCTTGCCTACCAACAGAACAAGACCGATCTCATGGTCGTTTATGGTGATAGCAGTGATAATGTTCCTGTGTATTATAGGTACAATGGGTCTTGGTTTGGTCCGTTTGATGCGCTCAATATCGGAGCATCTCCTCGTTGGCTGACCATGGATGCAAACCCTCATACCGATGAGATGGGTCTTCTCGTCCTTGATAGCGCGAATGATGTCAGTATCCAACGCTGGAATGGATCTGGATGGATAGATTATGCTGAACTCGAAACGTCTTCAGAGAATCAGTATGGCATGCCTATTGCTTTAGTTTACTCTGGTTTTGATGAAGGTTTTATTGTTGATCAAACACCACCATTACTCCTGAATCTCGCTGCTCAGTTTATTACCAGCTCTTCTGCAGTTATTTCTTGGGAGACTGATGAAGCAGCAAATGCAATCCTCGCGTATGGAACATCCGTGAGCTTGGACACTGTTGTTACGAATAGCAGTTTAGGATTCAATCATAGCTTTGCCCTCTCGGGATTACTTGAGAATACGCTCTATTACTACCAAGTCACGAGTTGTGATGCGAACAATAACTGCAATCAATCGTCCGTATACAACTTCACCACGCTTTCAGTTTACCGTGCCATGGTTACCTACTTTGATAGTGTGAATACCACTACTCCACGCTATCGTCTCTGGAATAGCAGTTTGGGTGCTGAACAATCTGCCTCTAGTGTTACAGGAACACCGATCTGGCATCTTCTTCGTTCAAATCCAATGATTAACGAAAAGATCTTGGGTGTGCTTGATACAACAAATAGTATCGCTGCCCAAATCTGGAATGGTAGTGCATGGAGCTCTGCGCAACAACTTTCTGCTAATGGAGGAGGAACCAGCACTCGTTCCTTTGACATTGCGTATGAACAGGATACTGGCAGAGCACTGGTTGTCTATCCACAGGGAAGTCAGCCAGCCATTCCTAAATACCGTCTTTGGAATGGAACTTCTTGGCTACCAGAAGCAAGTACCGGAGTTGTGGGAACAGGAATCTTGCGCTGGGTACGATTAATAGAAAAGCCAGCTTCTTCAGAACTCATCTTAATGACCCTGGACAGTAATAGCGACCTCTATGCTCAGGTATGGAATGGTTCTCTGTGGAGTTTTGTAACCCTTCTTGAATCGACTATTGAATCACCATCTTACCAGGCATTTGATGGAGCTTATGAACAACAATCAGGAAATGCATTACTCGTGTGGGCAGAGAAGGATAGTGCTACACCAAAATATTCCACATGGAATGGAACTGCTTTCTCGAATGAGGCAGCTGGCAAGAGTACGGGGTCGACAGACCTTTTCTGGCTCAAGCTTGCTCCTGACTCTCAATCAGATACCATGCTCTTGGGTATTCTTGACGGCGGAAGGGATATGAATGTTCAGATATGGAACAGCAGTGGTTTTAGCACCGATGTTGAGCTTGATAGTGATATTGAAACCTTTAGCCAGCGTGCCTTTGACGTGGTCTATGAATACAATACCTCACGAGCAGTGCTTGTATACGGCGATCGTAATGATGATGTCCCGGTGTATTACCTCTATAATGGTACGCTTGCTGGCCCTTACGATGCTCTCGACGTAGGTGGCGATCCTGCATGGGTACACCTTGCATCAAGTCCTTACACTAATGAAATCCTTATGCTTACTCTTGAGAATCAAAACGATGATGTTTCATTCCAGCGATGGAATTCAAGCACGTGGAGTGATTACACTGAAATAGAAACTTCCTCTTCACTTACTGGAGAACAGATGGCATTGAGTTATGATCGCTATTCATAA